A genome region from Hevea brasiliensis isolate MT/VB/25A 57/8 chromosome 7, ASM3005281v1, whole genome shotgun sequence includes the following:
- the LOC110642785 gene encoding uncharacterized protein LOC110642785 isoform X1, which translates to MVSLILMASSLSNPSFYYHHHSFRIRASSAAPRVDLNTLQSAISKKDSNAVKEALDQLKEDGWAQQWSSQPYVSRRTTSVRELTTLGIKNAENLAIPSVRNDAAFLFTVVGTTGFLGVLAGQLPGDWGFFVPYLIGSISLIVLAVGSISPGLLQAAISSFSSFFPDYQDRIARHEAAHFLIAYLLGIPILDYSLDIGKEHVNLIDKNLEKLIYSGQLDTKDLDRLAVVAMAGLAAEGLQYDKVVGQSADLFTLQRFINRSKPQLSKDQQLNLTRWAVLFAGSLIKNNKVLHEALMKAMSNKMTVLECIEAIEKAA; encoded by the exons ATGGTGAGTTTGATTTTGATGGCTTCTTCTCTCTCAAATCCTTCATTTTATTATCACCATCACTCCTTCAGAATTAGAGCATCTTCTGCTGCGCCTCGTGTTGATCTCAACACTCTTCAATCTGCTATCTCTAAG AAAGACAGTAATGCTGTTAAAGAGGCACTTGATCAGCTAAAGGAGGATGGGTGGGCTCAGCAGTGGAGTTCTCAGCCCTATGTCTCTCGTCGTACG ACATCTGTCCGGGAACTAACAACTCTTGGAATAAAAAATGCAGAGAACCTGGCAATTCCGAGCGTTAGAAATGAT GCGGCTTTTCTTTTCACAGTCGTGGGAACGACAGGATTTTTGGGTGTCCTTGCTGGCCAGCTTCCTGGA GATTGGGGCTTCTTTGTTCCATATTTGATTGGGAGCATTTCTCTGATAGTCTTGGCAGTGGGGAGCATTTCTCCTGG GCTTCTTCAAGCTGCTATTAGTAGCTTTTCGTCATTTTTTCCTGATTATCAAGACCGGATAGCTAGACACGAAGCAGCTCATTTTTTGA TTGCCTATTTGCTTGGAATTCCTATACTGGATTACTCGCTAGATATTGGGAAAGAGCATGTCAATCTCATTGATAAAAACCTGGAAAAGCTGATATACAGTGGACAGCTTGATACCAAGGATCTAGATAG GTTGGCTGTTGTAGCAATGGCTGGACTTGCTGCAGAGGGTCTGCAGTATGACAAAGTGGTTGGTCAATCAGCTGATCTTTTCACTCTCCAG AGATTTATAAATAGGAGCAAACCACAACTTAGCAAAGACCAGCAACTAAATCTTACTAGATGGGCT GTTCTGTTTGCTGGATCTCTCATAAAAAATAACAAGGTCCTTCATGAAGCTCTAATGAAAGCAATGTCAAACAAGATGACTGTATTAGAATGCATCGAAGCGATTGAGAAAGCTGCATAA
- the LOC110642784 gene encoding 4-alpha-glucanotransferase, chloroplastic/amyloplastic isoform X2 yields the protein MAVLSSRSLLSPSSSLFYLVKLNPSSSLPSSISFPLFNSQPKLHTSNLIFKTEAVSSSSIVGVGVGEDLPADYDEWFPKPDPIHRRRAGILLHPTSFQGPYGIGDLGDEAFRFIDWLHDAGCSVWQVLPLVPPGRKANEEGSPYSGQDANCGNTLLISLEELVKDGLLTKDELPDPVISDRVNFSAVSKLKDPLVAKAAERLIQSGGQLKSQLEDFRKDPRISGWLEDAAYFAAIDDTLNTLNWYDWPEPLKNRHLAALEEIYQSKKDFIEIFIAQQFLFQRQWQKVRNYAWEKGISIMGDMPIYVGYHSADVWANKKHFLLNRNGFPLLVSGVPPDAFSDTGQLWGSPLYNWKAMEKDGYSWWIRRIQRAQDLYDEFRIDHFRGFAGFWAVPSDAKIAMVGNWKAGPGKSVFDAISRAVGKISIIAEDLGVITEDVVQLRKSIGAPGMAVLQFGFGSDADNPHLPHNHEANQVVYTGTHDNETIRGWWDVVEQEEKSNVLKYLSITEEDDISWALIQAVFASVAQTAVIPLQDILGLGSSARMNIPATQSGNWSWRIPSSISFNQMEKEAARLRDLLSMYGRV from the exons ATGGCGGTCCTTAGCTCTCGCTCCCtcctttctccttcttcttctcttttctatctCGTAAAGCTCAATCCCTCCTCTTCTCTCCCTTCTTCAATTTCCTTTCCTCTCTTCAACTCCCAACCCAAGCTCCACACCTCAAATCTCATTTTCAAAACCGAAGCCGTGTCTTCATCATCTATCGTCGGCGTCGGCGTCGGCGAGGACTTGCCCGCCGATTACGACGAATGGTTTCCCAAACCTGATCCTATCCATAGGAGGAGAGCCGGCATTTTGCTCCATCCGACGTCGTTCCAAGGGCCATACGGCATTGGAGATCTCGGAGACGAGGCTTTTCGTTTCATTGATTGGCTTCATGACGCTGGTTGCTCTGTTTGGCAG GTTCTTCCTCTTGTGCCTCCAGGAAGAAAGGCTAATGAAGAAGGATCACCATACTCAGGGCAG GATGCAAATTGTGGTAATACGCTCTTAATTTCTCTGGAAGAGCTTGTAAAGGATGGATTGTTGACAAAGGATGAGCTTCCAGATCCAGT AATCTCTGATCGTGTGAACTTTTCTGCTGTTAGTAAGCTAAAGGATCCCTTGGTAGCTAAG GCTGCAGAGAGGCTTATTCAGAGTGGTGGTCAGCTTAAAAGTCAGCTTGAAGATTTCCGCAAAGACCCTAGAATATCAG GTTGGCTTGAAGATGCAGCTTATTTTGCTGCTATTGATGATACTTTAAATACATTGAATTGGTACGATTGGCCTGAACCTTTAAAAAACCGCCATCTTGCAGCCTTGGAGGAAATTTATCAAAGCAAAAAGGATTTT ATAGAGATTTTCATCGCCCAACAGTTCTTGTTCCAGAGGCAATGGCAGAAAGTGCGCAACTATGCATGGGAGAAGGGAATTAGTATAATGGGGGACATGCCCATTTATGTAGGTTATCACAGTGCTGATGTTTGGGCAAATAAGAAACATTTTTTGTTG AACAGGAATGGCTTTCCTCTTCTAGTCAGTGGTGTTCCTCCTGATGCCTTCAGTGATACAGGTCAATTGTGGGGCAG CCCTCTCTATAATTGGAAAGCCATGGAGAAAGATGGATATTCATGGTGGATACGCCGCATACAACGAGCTCAAGATCTGTATGATGAATTTAGGATTGACCATTTTAGAGGTTTTGCTGGATTTTGGGCTGTTCCTTCTG ATGCAAAAATTGCAATGGTTGGAAACTGGAAG GCTGGACCTGGGAAATCCGTCTTTGATGCCATCTCCAGAGCTGTAGGAAAGATCAGCATCATAGCAGaagatttg GGAGTTATTACTGAGGATGTAGTGCAGCTTAGGAAATCTATTGGTGCTCCGGGAATGGCTGTCCTTCAGTTTG GTTTTGGAAGTGATGCAGATAACCCTCATTTACCTCATAACCATGAAGCCAATCAAGTTGTATACACTGGAACTCATGATAATGAAACG ATCCGAGGTTGGTGGGATGTTGTAGAGCAAGAGGAGAAGTCAAAT GTACTGAAGTATCTTTCAATTACTGAAGAAGATGACATATCATGGGCACTCATCCAAGCTGTATTTGCATCAGTGGCCCAAACTGCTGTAATACCCCTGCAAGATATTCTTGGACTTGGGAGTTCTGCCAGGATGAACATTCCTGCTACTCAG TCTGGAAACTGGAGTTGGAGGATACCTAGTTCCATAAGTTTCAATCAAATGGAGAAAGAAGCAGCAAGACTAAGGGATTTGCTTTCAATGTATGGGCGGGTGTAG
- the LOC110642784 gene encoding 4-alpha-glucanotransferase, chloroplastic/amyloplastic isoform X1 yields the protein MAVLSSRSLLSPSSSLFYLVKLNPSSSLPSSISFPLFNSQPKLHTSNLIFKTEAVSSSSIVGVGVGEDLPADYDEWFPKPDPIHRRRAGILLHPTSFQGPYGIGDLGDEAFRFIDWLHDAGCSVWQVLPLVPPGRKANEEGSPYSGQDANCGNTLLISLEELVKDGLLTKDELPDPVISDRVNFSAVSKLKDPLVAKAAERLIQSGGQLKSQLEDFRKDPRISGWLEDAAYFAAIDDTLNTLNWYDWPEPLKNRHLAALEEIYQSKKDFLPTCAVQIEIFIAQQFLFQRQWQKVRNYAWEKGISIMGDMPIYVGYHSADVWANKKHFLLNRNGFPLLVSGVPPDAFSDTGQLWGSPLYNWKAMEKDGYSWWIRRIQRAQDLYDEFRIDHFRGFAGFWAVPSDAKIAMVGNWKAGPGKSVFDAISRAVGKISIIAEDLGVITEDVVQLRKSIGAPGMAVLQFGFGSDADNPHLPHNHEANQVVYTGTHDNETIRGWWDVVEQEEKSNVLKYLSITEEDDISWALIQAVFASVAQTAVIPLQDILGLGSSARMNIPATQSGNWSWRIPSSISFNQMEKEAARLRDLLSMYGRV from the exons ATGGCGGTCCTTAGCTCTCGCTCCCtcctttctccttcttcttctcttttctatctCGTAAAGCTCAATCCCTCCTCTTCTCTCCCTTCTTCAATTTCCTTTCCTCTCTTCAACTCCCAACCCAAGCTCCACACCTCAAATCTCATTTTCAAAACCGAAGCCGTGTCTTCATCATCTATCGTCGGCGTCGGCGTCGGCGAGGACTTGCCCGCCGATTACGACGAATGGTTTCCCAAACCTGATCCTATCCATAGGAGGAGAGCCGGCATTTTGCTCCATCCGACGTCGTTCCAAGGGCCATACGGCATTGGAGATCTCGGAGACGAGGCTTTTCGTTTCATTGATTGGCTTCATGACGCTGGTTGCTCTGTTTGGCAG GTTCTTCCTCTTGTGCCTCCAGGAAGAAAGGCTAATGAAGAAGGATCACCATACTCAGGGCAG GATGCAAATTGTGGTAATACGCTCTTAATTTCTCTGGAAGAGCTTGTAAAGGATGGATTGTTGACAAAGGATGAGCTTCCAGATCCAGT AATCTCTGATCGTGTGAACTTTTCTGCTGTTAGTAAGCTAAAGGATCCCTTGGTAGCTAAG GCTGCAGAGAGGCTTATTCAGAGTGGTGGTCAGCTTAAAAGTCAGCTTGAAGATTTCCGCAAAGACCCTAGAATATCAG GTTGGCTTGAAGATGCAGCTTATTTTGCTGCTATTGATGATACTTTAAATACATTGAATTGGTACGATTGGCCTGAACCTTTAAAAAACCGCCATCTTGCAGCCTTGGAGGAAATTTATCAAAGCAAAAAGGATTTT TTACCCACTTGTGCTGTGCAGATAGAGATTTTCATCGCCCAACAGTTCTTGTTCCAGAGGCAATGGCAGAAAGTGCGCAACTATGCATGGGAGAAGGGAATTAGTATAATGGGGGACATGCCCATTTATGTAGGTTATCACAGTGCTGATGTTTGGGCAAATAAGAAACATTTTTTGTTG AACAGGAATGGCTTTCCTCTTCTAGTCAGTGGTGTTCCTCCTGATGCCTTCAGTGATACAGGTCAATTGTGGGGCAG CCCTCTCTATAATTGGAAAGCCATGGAGAAAGATGGATATTCATGGTGGATACGCCGCATACAACGAGCTCAAGATCTGTATGATGAATTTAGGATTGACCATTTTAGAGGTTTTGCTGGATTTTGGGCTGTTCCTTCTG ATGCAAAAATTGCAATGGTTGGAAACTGGAAG GCTGGACCTGGGAAATCCGTCTTTGATGCCATCTCCAGAGCTGTAGGAAAGATCAGCATCATAGCAGaagatttg GGAGTTATTACTGAGGATGTAGTGCAGCTTAGGAAATCTATTGGTGCTCCGGGAATGGCTGTCCTTCAGTTTG GTTTTGGAAGTGATGCAGATAACCCTCATTTACCTCATAACCATGAAGCCAATCAAGTTGTATACACTGGAACTCATGATAATGAAACG ATCCGAGGTTGGTGGGATGTTGTAGAGCAAGAGGAGAAGTCAAAT GTACTGAAGTATCTTTCAATTACTGAAGAAGATGACATATCATGGGCACTCATCCAAGCTGTATTTGCATCAGTGGCCCAAACTGCTGTAATACCCCTGCAAGATATTCTTGGACTTGGGAGTTCTGCCAGGATGAACATTCCTGCTACTCAG TCTGGAAACTGGAGTTGGAGGATACCTAGTTCCATAAGTTTCAATCAAATGGAGAAAGAAGCAGCAAGACTAAGGGATTTGCTTTCAATGTATGGGCGGGTGTAG
- the LOC110652928 gene encoding cytochrome P450 78A7, producing MDMGLVAKDTTWWVYTLPAFLGRRNILDGSILFSLFMAFVFLVLFSWAFAVGGIAWKNGRNQRGPVPIPGPRGLPILGSLLTLSRGLAHRSLATMAWKRANTSLMAFSLGSTPVVVASDPHTAREILTSIHFADRPIKQSAKSLMFSRAIGFAPNGTYWRLLRKIASSRLFAPRSIAAHKTLRQLECETMLRNIAMEQKQKGCVSLRKHLQFASLNNIMGSVFGKRYDPARDAEELEELRDMVNEGFDLLSAFNWCDYLPWLNYFYDPFRIHERCLKLVPRVRKLVAGIIEDHRLNKSRRKCGSCDFVDVLLSLDGEEKLEEDDMVAVLWEMIFRGTDTTALLTEWIMAELVLHPEIQEKLQRELDGAAKDGNLTDSEVANLPYLKAVVKETLRVHPPGPLLSWARLSTSDVQLNNGMIIPCNTTAMVNMWAITHDPGVWVDPLVFKPERFLNGDVDVKDGDLRLAPFGAGRRICPGKNLGLVTVILWVAKLVHQFQWVQDLANPVDLSEVLRLSCEMKKPLQAVALQRTGVST from the exons ATGGACATGGGTTTGGTTGCTAAGGACACCACCTGGTGGGTGTATACCCTCCCAGCATTTCTTGGGCGTAGGAACATCTTAGATGGCTCTATCTTGTTTTCGCTTTTTATGGCGTTTGTCTTTCTTGTTCTTTTTTCTTGGGCTTTTGCTGTTGGTGGTATTGCATGGAAAAATGGAAGAAACCAACGAGGCCCTGTTCCCATTCCTGGGCCTAGAGGTTTACCCATCCTTGGTAGCCTCTTAACTTTGAGCCGTGGCTTGGCTCATCGTTCTTTGGCTACCATGGCGTGGAAGCGGGCTAACACTtcactcatggcttttagcctTGGCTCCACTCCTGTTGTTGTTGCTTCTGACCCTCACACCGCCAGAGAAATTTTAACTTCTATCCACTTCGCTGACCGTCCGATCAAACAGTCAGCTAAGAGTCTCATGTTTAGTCGAGCTATCGGTTTCGCTCCGAACGGCACCTACTGGAGGCTGTTGAGAAAAATTGCTTCCTCACGTCTGTTTGCTCCACGGTCCATAGCCGCCCATAAAACTCTCCGTCAACTAGAATGTGAAACTATGCTACGCAACATAGCCATGGAGCAAAAACAAAAGGGTTGCGTCTCTTTAAGGAAACACCTTCAGTTTGCATCTTTAAATAACATCATGGGCAGTGTGTTTGGCAAGAGATACGATCCTGCGCGCGATGCAGAGGAGCTTGAGGAGCTTAGAGACATGGTTAATGAAGGTTTTGACCTTTTGAGTGCATTTAACTGGTGTGATTATTTACCATGGCTGAATTACTTCTATGACCCATTTCGTATACATGAACGTTGCTTGAAACTTGTTCCTCGAGTTAGGAAACTCGTTGCAGGCATTATTGAAGACCACCGACTCAATAAGTCAAGAAGGAAGTGTGGTAGTTGTGATTTTGTTGACGTTTTGCTCTCTTTGGATGGTGAAGAGAAacttgaagaggatgacatggttgcTGTGTTGTGG GAAATGATTTTTAGAGGGACTGATACAACAGCTTTACTAACCGAGTGGATCATGGCCGAGTTGGTGTTGCACCCGGAGATTCAAGAAAAGCTTCAGAGGGAACTAGACGGAGCTGCGAAAGATGGGAACTTGACAGACTCTGAGGTGGCAAATTTACCTTATTTAAAAGCAGTGGTGAAAGAAACTCTAAGGGTCCACCCACCAGGCCCACTCCTTTCGTGGGCCAGGCTGTCCACGTCAGACGTCCAACTCAACAATGGAATGATAATACCCTGCAATACAACTGCAATGGTCAACATGTGGGCAATAACCCATGACCCTGGCGTCTGGGTGGATCCACTGGTATTCAAGCCAGAGAGATTCTTAAATGGTGATGTGGACGTGAAGGATGGTGATCTGAGGCTTGCACCCTTTGGGGCAGGGCGTAGGATTTGCCCTGGGAAGAATCTAGGGCTAGTGACAGTGATCCTTTGGGTGGCTAAGCTGGTGCACCAGTTCCAGTGGGTTCAGGATTTGGCAAACCCAGTGGATCTCAGTGAGGTCCTAAGGCTGTCTTGTGAAATGAAGAAGCCTCTGCAAGCTGTGGCTTTGCAAAGGACAGGAGTTTCCACTTAG
- the LOC110642785 gene encoding uncharacterized protein LOC110642785 isoform X2 yields the protein MKDSNAVKEALDQLKEDGWAQQWSSQPYVSRRTTSVRELTTLGIKNAENLAIPSVRNDAAFLFTVVGTTGFLGVLAGQLPGDWGFFVPYLIGSISLIVLAVGSISPGLLQAAISSFSSFFPDYQDRIARHEAAHFLIAYLLGIPILDYSLDIGKEHVNLIDKNLEKLIYSGQLDTKDLDRLAVVAMAGLAAEGLQYDKVVGQSADLFTLQRFINRSKPQLSKDQQLNLTRWAVLFAGSLIKNNKVLHEALMKAMSNKMTVLECIEAIEKAA from the exons ATG AAAGACAGTAATGCTGTTAAAGAGGCACTTGATCAGCTAAAGGAGGATGGGTGGGCTCAGCAGTGGAGTTCTCAGCCCTATGTCTCTCGTCGTACG ACATCTGTCCGGGAACTAACAACTCTTGGAATAAAAAATGCAGAGAACCTGGCAATTCCGAGCGTTAGAAATGAT GCGGCTTTTCTTTTCACAGTCGTGGGAACGACAGGATTTTTGGGTGTCCTTGCTGGCCAGCTTCCTGGA GATTGGGGCTTCTTTGTTCCATATTTGATTGGGAGCATTTCTCTGATAGTCTTGGCAGTGGGGAGCATTTCTCCTGG GCTTCTTCAAGCTGCTATTAGTAGCTTTTCGTCATTTTTTCCTGATTATCAAGACCGGATAGCTAGACACGAAGCAGCTCATTTTTTGA TTGCCTATTTGCTTGGAATTCCTATACTGGATTACTCGCTAGATATTGGGAAAGAGCATGTCAATCTCATTGATAAAAACCTGGAAAAGCTGATATACAGTGGACAGCTTGATACCAAGGATCTAGATAG GTTGGCTGTTGTAGCAATGGCTGGACTTGCTGCAGAGGGTCTGCAGTATGACAAAGTGGTTGGTCAATCAGCTGATCTTTTCACTCTCCAG AGATTTATAAATAGGAGCAAACCACAACTTAGCAAAGACCAGCAACTAAATCTTACTAGATGGGCT GTTCTGTTTGCTGGATCTCTCATAAAAAATAACAAGGTCCTTCATGAAGCTCTAATGAAAGCAATGTCAAACAAGATGACTGTATTAGAATGCATCGAAGCGATTGAGAAAGCTGCATAA